The Panicum hallii strain FIL2 chromosome 9, PHallii_v3.1, whole genome shotgun sequence genome has a window encoding:
- the LOC112873157 gene encoding L10-interacting MYB domain-containing protein-like yields MEWTDDYNRIVCELFAEQVRRGNRPNTHLNTLGYTEVSGRFYQMTGIELSKTQIKNKWDRLKNDWSIWQKLLRNQTGTGWDNTRGVINMDNEWWKKMKVDVPGSGKFKKKALQNEDFLREMFGDISNDETDHWNPMSDNPVIPESQKDTENIDGAGEEEEEDNVFHDWSYREEEDEEVQEVSPANGNKKRRARVVLEVPKKQKSSTALLIQEQITKIADSAESFTSKKQAEVVSIKEVMDVVLDCGAQYGSNEHDIATQLFVKKEQREMFLTLPTREIRLSWLTRRYNDKYGN; encoded by the exons ATGGAATGGACGGATGATTATAATCGCATTGTATGTGAGTTATTCGCTGAACAAGTAAGGAGAGGGAATAGGCCAAATACACATTTGAACACTTTAGGTTACACTGAGGTGTCGGGAAGGTTCTACCAAATGACCGGAATCGAGTTATCAAAGACACAAATTAAGAACAAATGGGATAGGTTGAAGAATGATTGGTCAATTTGGCAAAAGTTACTGCGGAATCAAACCGGAACCGGTTGGGACAATACAAGAGGAGTAATTAACATGGACAATGAATGGTGGAAAAAAATGAAAGTG GATGTGCCGGGTTCTGGGAAATTCAAGAAGAAAGCGCTTCAAAATGAAGACTTCCTTAGAGAAATGTTTGGTGACATCTCTAATGATGAAACTGATCATTGGAACCCGATGAGTGACAATCCTGTTATACCCGAAAGCCAAAAAGATACTGAAAACATAGATGGagcaggagaggaggaagaggaggacaaTGTGTTCCATGATTGGTCATATAGAGAGGAAGAGGATGAGGAGGTTCAGGAGGTATCGCCTGCTAATGGAAATAAGAAAAGAAGAGCTCGTGTTGTTCTAGAGGTTCCTAAAAAGCAAAAGTCAAGTACAGCTCTTCTAATTCAAGAACAAATTACAAAGATTGCTGATTCGGCCGAGTCGTTTACATCAAAAAAGCAAGCTGAAGTCGTTTCTATCAAAGAAGTGATGGATGTTGTCTTGGATTGTGGGGCACAATATGGTAGCAATGAGCATGATATTGCTACCCAATTGTTCGTGAAAAAGGAACAAAGAGAAATGTTCTTGACCCTTCCTACTAGAGAAATTCGTTTGAGTTGGCTTACAAGGAGGTACAACGACAAGTATGGGAATTGA
- the LOC112875060 gene encoding mediator of RNA polymerase II transcription subunit 31 isoform X2 — MSHTGSAPADKETDPGVQRFQLELEFVQCLANPTYIHYLAQNRYFEDEAFIGYLKYLKYWQRPEYIKYIIYPHCLFFLELLQNANFRNAMAHPANKELAHRQQYFFWKNYRNNRLKHILPRPPPEPAPVPAPSQGPATVPLPPSVSTPVAPPVPAPSSSMPPVAAGGASAMSPMQFVGTPGTNMPKTDMRNAMGNRKRKMG; from the exons ATGTCCCATACTGGGTCCGCCCCTGCTGACAAGGAAACCGACCCCGGGGTTCAGCGGTTCCAACTCGAGTTGGAGTTCGTGCAGTGCCTCGCTAACCCTACCTACATTCACT ATCTAGCACAGAATAGATATTTTGAGGATGAAGCATTCATCGGATACCTCAAGTACCTAAAATATTGGCAGCGCCCAGAGTATATCAAATACATAAT TTATCCACACTGCCTTTTCTTTCTTGAGCTCCTCCAAAATGCCAATTTCCGCAATGCAATGGCACATCCAGCAAACAAG GAGCTTGCTCACAGGCAGCAATATTTCTTCTGGAAAAACTACAGGAATAATAGACTGAAGCACATCCTACCACGCCCTCCTCCCGAACCAGCTCCGGTGCCTGCACCTTCACAAGGACCTGCAACGGTGCCCCTACCACCATCAGTATCAACACCTGTGGCCCCACCTGTTCCTGCACCGTCATCATCTATGCCACCTGTGGCAGCAGGTGGTGCATCTGCAATGTCTCCTATGCAGTTTGTAGGAACTCCAGGCACCAATATGCCGAAGACTGACATGAGAAATGCTATGGGCAACAGAAAGAGGAA GATGGGCTAG
- the LOC112875060 gene encoding mediator of RNA polymerase II transcription subunit 31 isoform X1: MSHTGSAPADKETDPGVQRFQLELEFVQCLANPTYIHYLAQNRYFEDEAFIGYLKYLKYWQRPEYIKYIIYPHCLFFLELLQNANFRNAMAHPANKELAHRQQYFFWKNYRNNRLKHILPRPPPEPAPVPAPSQGPATVPLPPSVSTPVAPPVPAPSSSMPPVAAGGASAMSPMQFVGTPGTNMPKTDMRNAMGNRKRKRDLSSFTIEVVN; this comes from the exons ATGTCCCATACTGGGTCCGCCCCTGCTGACAAGGAAACCGACCCCGGGGTTCAGCGGTTCCAACTCGAGTTGGAGTTCGTGCAGTGCCTCGCTAACCCTACCTACATTCACT ATCTAGCACAGAATAGATATTTTGAGGATGAAGCATTCATCGGATACCTCAAGTACCTAAAATATTGGCAGCGCCCAGAGTATATCAAATACATAAT TTATCCACACTGCCTTTTCTTTCTTGAGCTCCTCCAAAATGCCAATTTCCGCAATGCAATGGCACATCCAGCAAACAAG GAGCTTGCTCACAGGCAGCAATATTTCTTCTGGAAAAACTACAGGAATAATAGACTGAAGCACATCCTACCACGCCCTCCTCCCGAACCAGCTCCGGTGCCTGCACCTTCACAAGGACCTGCAACGGTGCCCCTACCACCATCAGTATCAACACCTGTGGCCCCACCTGTTCCTGCACCGTCATCATCTATGCCACCTGTGGCAGCAGGTGGTGCATCTGCAATGTCTCCTATGCAGTTTGTAGGAACTCCAGGCACCAATATGCCGAAGACTGACATGAGAAATGCTATGGGCAACAGAAAGAGGAA GAGAGATCTATCCTCTTTCACCATAGAAGTTGTCAATTGA
- the LOC112875059 gene encoding RNA-binding KH domain-containing protein PEPPER, with protein MANPSAAAVTAVEVGAPDLLPPPAAEEADAAAAEEAAAAAKRWPGWPGDSVFRLVVPVLKVGSIIGRKGELIKRLVEETKARVRILEGPVGATERIVLVSGKEDPSLELPPAMDALVRVFKRVIGIADGAAEGTQAAAAPGVCAARLLVPGAQAINLIGKQGATIKSIQESTGATIRVISVDERERPFYVTDDERIVEIQGETEKVLKALQAVSNHLRKFLVDHSVLPLFEKTNTAVSQDRSGDGWGDMSHPSIGSAQVNQPPLVVDEYILPVKRDTLYLEREPLVDHSIHRSGVSLYGRDPALSTLRPSGMHGAGPLLTQITQTMQIPLTYAEDIIGVKGANIAYIRANSGAVVTIQESLGSPDDITVEIKGTSSQVQAAQQLIQDSLAAHREPVRSSYVGAGLDPVYRPSYSQYGSSTYSSSSLPSYSSIDDGRYPSSGLGGYGSSYRY; from the exons atggCCAACCCATCCGCTGCCGCCGTCACCGCCGTGGAGGTCGGGGCGCCCGATTTGCTGCCCCCGCCGGCCGCAGAGGAGGCCgatgccgcggcggcggaggaggccgcggcggccgcgaaGAGGTGGCCCGGTTGGCCCGGGGACAGCGTGTTCCGGCTCGTGGTTCCGGTGCTCAAGGTCGGGAGCATCATCGGGCGTAAGGGCGAGCTCATCAAGCGCCTCGTCGAGGAGACTAAGGCTAGGGTCCGCATCCTGGAGGGTCCCGTCGGAGCAACCGAGCGCATT GTTTTGGTGTCTGGAAAAGAAGATCCAAGCTTGGAGCTTCCGCCAGCTATGGATGCTCTAGTGAGAGTTTTTAAACGTGTCATTGGAATAGCAGATGGAGCTGCTGAGGGCACTCAGGCAGCTGCTGCACCTGGTGTATGTGCTGCCCGGCTGCTGGTTCCTGGAGCTCAAGCTATTAACCTAATTGGGAAGCAAGGTGCCACAATCAAGTCAATTCAGGAGAGCACTGGTGCTACAATTCGGGTTATATCAGTAG ATGAACGAGAGCGACCATTCTATGTAACTGATGATGAAAGGATAGTTGAGATACAAGGTGAAACAGAGAAAGTTCTAAAAGCACTTCAAGCAGTTTCTAACCATCTTCGGAAGTTTTTGGTTGACCATAGTGTACTCCCATTATTTGAAAAGACT AATACTGCAGTGAGCCAAGATCGCAGCGGTGATGGTTGGGGTGATATGTCACACCCTTCAATTGGTTCTGCACAAGTAAATCAACCACCTCTGGTAGTTGACGAATATATTCTTCCGGTGAAGAGGGACACTTTGTATCTTGAACGAGAACCTCTAGTAGATCATAGCATTCATCGCTCAGGAGTGTCACTTTATGGGCGTGATCCTGCCTTGTCAACATTACGACCCTCTGGGATGCATGGTGCTGGGCCTCTACTTACACAG ATAACTCAAACCATGCAAATCCCACTTACCTACGCAGAGGACATTATAGGAGTCAAAGGAGCAAATATTGCGTACATACGAGCTAATAGTGGGGCTGTTGTGACAATTCAGGAGAGTTTGGGCAGCCCTGATGATATTACTGTTGAAATAAAGGGGACGTCTTCACAAGTACAAGCTGCCCAACAGCTCATCCAG GACTCCTTAGCTGCACACCGAGAACCTGTCAGAAGCAGCTATGTGGGAGCAGGATTAGATCCAGTGTACAGGCCCAGCTACTCACAATATGGCAGCTCCACCTATTCGTCGTCATCACTCCCATCTTATTCTAGCATCGATGATGGTAGATATCCATCTTCAGGCCTGGGCGGCTATGGGTCAAGTTACCGGTACTAG
- the LOC112876826 gene encoding cyclin-P4-1-like, producing MTTGEVVEAAAVPRVVSILSALLQRVAERNDAAAAAEEGRRRPVSAFQGLTKPAISIGGYLERIFRFASCSPSCYVVAYIYLDRFLRRRPALAVDSFNVHRLLITSVLTAVKFVDDICYNNAYFARVGGISLVEMNYLEVDFLFGIAFDLNVTPAAFASYCSVLQSEMAYLDPSAPVDAPRLHCYSAGTSDHHHDDPAAAATAAGCHRHSQQQPQLTV from the exons ATGACGACgggggaggtggtggaggcggcggcggtgccgcgGGTGGTCTCAATCCTGTCGGCGCTGCTGCAGCGGGTGGCGGAGCGCAacgacgccgcggcggcggcggaggaggggcggcggcggccggtgtcGGCGTTCCAGGGGCTCACGAAGCCGGCCATCTCCATCGGCGGGTACCTGGAGCGCATCTTCCGCTTCGCCAGCTGCAGCCCGTCCTGCTACGTCGTCGCCTACATCTATCTCGACCGCTTCCTGCGCCGCCGACCCGCGCTCGCCGTCGACTCCTTCAACGTCCACCGCCTCCTCATCACCTCCGTCCTCACTGCCGTCAAGTTCGTCGACGACAT ATGCTACAACAACGCCTACTTCGCGCGGGTGGGCGGCATCAGCCTGGTGGAGATGAACTACCTGGAGGTGGACTTCCTCTTCGGCATCGCCTTCGACCTCAACGTCACGCCCGCCGCCTTCGCCTCCTACTGCTCCGTGCTCCAGAGCGAGATGGCCTACCTCGACCCGTCGGCACCCGTGGACGCCCCACGGCTGCACTGCTACTCCGCCGGCACGTCCGATCACCACCACgacgaccccgccgccgccgccacggctgCCGGCTGCCACCGTCACAGTCAGCAGCAACCGCAGCTCACCGTCTGA